ATCTTCCCTCTCTGATGAACTAACCCTCAATCTCACAAACCCTCAATCTCATTAAACTCTCTTCAGTTCCCAACTTCTCAAATTTCACACAAATCCACAATCTAAGCCAACTCTTTTCTTAATCGAACCCGATTTTGCTAAATTGGATAATCTTTTCCCTATAATGTTCACGTTCTAGGGATTTGCTTTTCTCCCTGAATCATCATCTCTACGATAGTACTGCAATCCAATCCAACGCCATCTGAAGTGCTTGATATATAGCAGGGTCTTCAGACCCGGCCATTTCCCAAGTCGCTGCTGCAGCCAGCCACCAGGAACCCGTCGGAGTCGCGAAAGGTAGGTAGCTCCCAAACCCCATCGGCCTTCTCTTGCCAGCGAGGTTAGCATCACAATTAATCTTGATAATACTGCTAATAGAAACAAGTAGGATTGTGTTGCTGATACTCAGTTAGCAGTTTCATATTCCTTCATACTTTCTAAAGTAGCAGCCGCTGCTGTATTCGTAGATTATTTGAGTTTGTATTTGTACACATCAATTTCTGGTGAAGGATTatcactaatttatttatttatttattttctgaatTTCAGCATAAGCATCGTTATCTGGTGTTTCGGTTCAACTCATGCAAGTCCTTTACTACTTGTTGTAAACTTTCAATAACAACTTTCAACTATGGCGCTTTCCGGAACTGCCTTATCCTTCAATGTAAGCTTCTCATTGTTTTAAACCTTAAAACTttgcttctttttcttattattttttttagcggaatttagaagtctcttttatagGTTCTTTAAAATCACCACTTTAGAGTATTTGTGTGTTGATCAAcgataaattgatttaaaacttCCTGGATTTAATATAGATTCAATTCAACTACTTGAAATGGAAATTTTGGAAtgatttataagttttttttttcttgtcagtaacctagtggctagaaatttcattatttatggTGAATAAGTGGGTTGTCCGGGGGTTCGAACTACGGCCCCTGCATATAAACTGCGATGTCcctgccaattgagctaagctcacgaggaAGAAATGATTTATAACTCTAATCGATTGAATGTTAGTATTTTGTTTACCTAGAATTTCGTTGAATGATTGAAAAAAGGGTGACCTTTTTATGAATTTTACTTAAAGGAAATTGTACTTCATGAAATGCTGAGGAATAAAGATGAAGTTATGTTTTCCCTTTCAATCTTgattaattttgagttttttcatGAAGGGACTTTCTTCTACTCTCAAGGAGTTTAATTTCTCGCCGGGTTTGTTCATGAATAGTTTTAACAAGCGACATCATGTTTGTCTGTCATCCTTTGAGCCAAATAGGTTGGTTTTTGGAAAAAGTGAAAGAGGAAACCAACTATCTATTTCTCCTAATCAATGCCTCAAGTTTCAAATGAGAAGATTAGGTAAGTTTCTTTTGCTTCAACCCTTAAAAATCAATTCAGGGCTCTTTttgtataatattataattgaGTAAATCGTCATTTTAGTTCCTAAATGTGTAAAGTTGTGTTTACTATAGTCTTTGAATGTATTGGaattgaaattacaaaaacatcCTCGATTATGTTTTTTGTTAGTGATTTTGTGGACTAAACTTATTAAGAGGAGACATTTAAGGACTATTCTAACTAATGAAAGACACATTAGTGGATCAAACTCTCTAAGGACAGACAATTCCAGGGATGTTTTTGTAACTGTAATACATTCAAGCAATATAGTGAGAGCCCATGACACGTTCAAGGACCTAAACAACTGTTTATTATAGTTTGTGTCTAGTGAACGAGCATAGAAATTGTTGGTTATTTCTTTCTGTTGTCTTGATTTTGCTGCAGTCTGATTATATTTTCATCCATGGCCCTAATTATTCTGTACTAACtattttactaaatttaatgtttcattTTATGAAAATGTCGTTGGTTTCTCTCAGGGACACAACAGGGAGTAAAAAAGCGAAGACTCAGAGAGTATGTTGAGTAGCGAGAACATTGCATTAGATGAAAAAACTTTAGAGGAGGAGTTACAGAATGCAATTGCTGAGGAGAATTATGCTAAAGCGGCAGAAATAAGAGATACTCTAAAAAGCCTTCATAAAGATAGCAAGACAGAAGTGCTTGGAGCAAACAACAAGTTTTATAATTCATTCAGGAATGGTGACCTTGCAGCTATGCAAGCAATGTGGGCGAAAAGGGACGAGGTATGCTGTGTTCATCCTGGTTTGAAAGGAATTTCCGGTTACGATGATGTTATTGAGAGCTGGAATTTTGTATGGGCTAACTATGAATTTCCCTCTCTGATGAACTAACCCTCAATCTCACAAACCCTCAATCTCATTAAACTCTCTTCAGTTCCCAACTACACAAATCCACAATCTAAGCCAACTCTTTTCTCAATCGAACCCGATTTTGTTCACGAACCCATTCACCAATCTTTCTCTACCTCAGAATCTGTGTTCAACCTGCGTTCACTAATATTGTTGGGTCCGTGTTTCTCTTGAATAGCTTCAATCTCCGTGcgctttttttttatcaggttTGGCGAAAGAGAAGATTGGTGGATTTAGAAATTGTCACCACATATTAAATGAAGTACCCTAAAATCAAAGGAATTGGAAATTGATAGTCACGGAAACTTCTCTCCACTCGCTAATTCTCTCCGTCGTTCAGTCATCATTTCACTGCCGATGACTCCTCCTTCAATTGGTATATCTCAATCTTGCTCCCTCATCTCGATCTCTAATCTTCTGAGTTCACTGACTGTATTTTCTTTGTTTACGTCTATTTTTTCCTCCTTAGCTAACCGTGTATTTGGATGATGGTGGAAACAAATTCTCCCTCCCACTATTGattgttttgattggctaccaTTTACAAGCTaactttcattttattatagtaTATTATATTCAAATTCTGATGAATTGAAGTGTTTCTAATTTAACCACACCcattttaaccaatttttttcgaTTCTTATGAAAAACTAATGATAGACATTGACTTAAGCCTTCAAAGTTTGTACCTACTTTGTGCTTAAAACTGAAATTGGTTTTATATATGCAGGTAAACCCTATGAATCTTGTGTCAAGGAACAAAAAGATACAATATATTTCAATCTTGAAGGGTCATTGCCAAGACCTTCTTGCTTCCATGCAGgtgattttttattgttattctaCTTCAATGCATTTTAGTGGGTTCTATATGTAGAATTGGATTTTAATTACGTTAGGTGGTCGTGTCTTTATTGGTTGTCCATAGATACATGGTGTTTTCTTTGGTAATAATATAGatatgtgtgtgtttgtgtgtgtgaaaTGGAAACAAGAGCTAGGATTTGTGTTTGGATCTTGAGTTGTGCATGATTTTCTTTGAATTTGGATGACTTTTGATGTGCTTGCATGATGGCTAAGTTATCCAATTTATGTTTAagatttattttagtttaagggaatttttcttttgaattgtTTAAAAATGCACAAGATCAACCAATAAGAAGCTTGCTGTTGCATTATCTTTAGATAATTACACATATATGTACTTGCATATAATTATCTACCTCTATGACAAAAATACTTAAAAGATTTACTTACCAATATATGGCTTTTTATTATCTACCTCTATGCATTATCTCTTTAAAGTGTTGATGAAGATCTGACTTACCAGTTTCAGATTTACTTACCAATATATggctttttattataaaattagtttACCATAGGGAATATATTAATATGTTCTCCAAGAGTGTAAGAAACCTTTTATACGTATTGCATGTAACACTCTTAATTTTTAGTAAATGTGTCCATAAACACTTTGAATTTGATCTGTTCCTCAAATCAAATGGACCGATCTCTTGAAGAGAAAATTTCACAATTGGTCAGTATAGAGAAAAAACTCCtaaattttattcatacttATACTTATAAATCATGGGCACATATTGTTTAATTGCTTACTTGCACATGATATTGCATGTTAGTTTTGCTAGTGGCATAGTGTTGATATTATTGAAGGCTTAAATTTTGGCATTTTCAACAAATATTACTAATCTTACCAAGAGGCTAATAACGTATTAGTAAAGAAGTTGAGTTTGATTATCTTTGATAATAACTTAGTATTTACTCTTTGTTATGTAAATTGAAATTATAGCATTTTTGGGAAAGTCATAAGCCACTAAGCTTACCTTGCCACACTCACTAGTCTTCTATACTCACTTTGAAactgaatttataatttctagCTGCTGgatttattgatttttcaattttcattttcataaaatatgcTGGTACATTTTATGTAGTGGGAATTTTGATTGAATATTTGAATGCTTAAATATGCAGGACAGACATCTGGAACATTTGAGTCAATTGACAGTGCTTTTGGGGTTTGTAATGATATTAGTGTCATATCGATTTACAGGAACAACATCTAGAACATTTGAGTTTGAGTCAATTGACACAAAATGAAGACAGtcgaagaagatgatgaaattaAGTTGCACATCATTGCCACTATTTCAGCACTTGTACCAAAATATCTTGCTTATGCTAGATTGGTATAATTGAATCTCTTAGCATCTATATATGTACAATTGATATGCAATCATTTACATAGGTCGAAGGTAGGTGAATTTCTATTAAACCGGTGTATTTAAAGTTTTCCTAGATTCATAGGCATATTGGTCCAAGGATGCAGTATGAGTTATACTAATGACATTATTTTTGTCGCATTTCTAAGTTATCAATTGTATAAATACAATTGTGTTCTTGGCTTTCTTTTATGCTTTTGACTCTTTATCTTTGGTTTTGATGACCTTAATGAGTACATTGGTAGAGATTTTATGATTGTTATCtttggttttgatattttaatgaATATATTGGTAGAGATTTTATGGTTGAGAAATTATGGTCGAAACCTAtgaaagataataattttttgatgtatttttagaAATACAGGATAGGTTCCTTTCTAGGATgagttttttaaattaaaaaataaaaaacaaaagcgTCTGCTTTAGCGGACGCTATATAATTCAGAAACTAAAATATAGCATCTATTTAGAGCAGACGCTACATTTAGCGTCTGTCAAGCGGACTCTAAGGGTGACGTTTTATAACACCAATATATATGTGTAGCGTCACCCAAAAATCGAAGCTACTAGCGTCTGCCTCATATACATGTCACTAGCTTCCGCTTAGCATCTAACGGGACGGACGCCAAATAGCGTCTGCTGGACGCAACTGTCTAGCTTCGGGCATTTAAGTGTCTGCCACGATGTAGACGCTAAGCTGACGCTAAGTACCTTGTAGCGTCCGCTTTTTGCCATTTAGCGTCTCTTTTTGGCCGACGCTCCAAAGCAGTTTTCTTGTAAGGATCTATTTCTTAACtgctttttaatttaaaataaaatcatgcaACTAAAAATTTATCTAAAAGTATGGGATAAATTAAGATCTAGTGCACACAAATATCGCAACAAAATTTTATAGTCTTATAAATAGATCAATATAAGGCCACATAAATCACAAATTCTCTTTCTAAATTATCTTGTTTACCAAGCCTAAGCTCTTTGCAAAAGTAGAAGCTCTTCTTGAAAAGTTATTCTTTTTCGTTAAATAATTAGCTTGGCTATGAAGGAATGATCTCATAGCCCATAGGGGTTTGGATAGTAACAACCTACATAATCCAATATTATTCATAATTAGCTTGGCAATGATGATGGATATATAGTTCCAAATACATATGTTTATATGTAGAGTCTTGAATCTTGATGATGATGTTTGGAATGGAGAAATTCATAACATTTATTGTTTGTTCTTTTATCATTTCGcatatttttattgttgtttttcaataaaaaaatatgccaAATGATAAAAGATTAAACAAcatgttaattttgtttgtatCTCTCTCTACCTCCACTTGTGACTTAAAGGTTAAAAAGATAAGAGGTAAATagaacttttaatatttttcaaagtGATTTCATTTGTTGTATTAGATTTAGGTGATGTCATTTGTTTGTTGACgcatgttttaatttttagcttattatgattatgataatCCAATGtaaagaaaatcaattttgtacatttaatttgtttaattttgtaaattattataactttttacTAAAATATAGAATATACTTTATATGTTATAGGCCACATTAATCTTGATCTCTGGAATTAATATTCTTCCTCCCGAGGCTCCTAGGGCCGGTGTGTGGCGTGTGAAGGTATGATTGAGTCGTCGATTCATCTATTTTTGAATTCTAATAATGCTTTCTTGGTGTGGATCGAAATCTTTAGAAGTTTAGAGGCATTGGAGTTGAGAACAGAGCCGGTCCCAAGATTTTGTAgaagacaaataaaatttaggTTGTCATGTGTTTATTTTGGTTGTATATATAAAGtgatttttcttccaaaaaaaatgtcattttgtAGGGGATTTCGGCTTTCCAATTTTAgggatttgttttgttttttagagCAATCTTTGTATTAAATTaatgttttgacttttgagagCAATGTTTTTGCTTTGTTGTAGACTACACATCTTTTGGTCAAAAAAGATCAGCTTCACTACGAGGAAGACTTTTTATCAAATCCTTTTCTTCCATGAAGGATACTGCAGACAAGATTTGAATCGAATTTGGGAgatgttggatatgccttgaaatcttagttacaagaagtcagaaaaatctttatTGAAtcttttgcatctttgatgttttggaGATTTCTTAGGAGCATACAAGTGTTGTGAGATATGAAGTTACACTGATTTGTATTGCAATCTTTgttttgtctaatttttcacaACCTATACATTTATCTATAATATGTTATGTTTGCaggtttgaaattttttaccGAATGTATATTTGCATAGGGAGGATTTTATGGATATTTTTGctgatgaaaaatttaaataattaatatatcaattttttaattataaacaaaaatatttttttcaacaaatatgTGAACTTTAATACTTAGTAATgtttataattcaaataaatatggaataaaagaatacaagatatatatttattaatgatgCTTAAAATAACTGCAAGTCGGTAGGAATCCCTATTACTACTCCATCTGTTtccaaatgataaaaaaatggtTTTCGGTTATACCATCACAAATAATCTTACCTTACTATATAACTATCATACACCAGAGACAACAATTTTTACGATGACGAATATTTTCTAACGGGACTAATTTCACACTACACACAATATCATCCtatgataaaaaatatcacGGCAACACCGTGACCCGTGCATACGTATGACTATTATGCCAGTTTTGCTAATTGAAAGGGGCATCATGCTCACACTTGCCCCACTATCACacaaattattttcatcttcCCAACATTAAGGCATGCTCTCTACAATTTATTTGTAACTTGTACTTTTAATTCGGTGATGTTATTGTTGTTCTACTacaatttatttgtatttttgtattttttttctcgcCATTTGTATATGTTACACTTATGGTTGagtattataatatatttgctgattaaaaaaaaaataggcaagcTCTCCGGTCTCCACTACCATAACTTGAGCCTTAGACTTCAGGGTAACTTAATATGAATCGAtttcactctttttttcttctttcaaattctCTTGATTCAtttctaataaataaataaaaaataaaacaagtgaAATCTTTggggactaaaatgaaaattttgaaaaactatagggaccaaaaacatatttaaccatttCTTAAATTATCATTTGCCTATAGTTGAATATTAATAGCTAAGATAGATAATACTATAAGAAGTAAGCAACAAGTCAGGGAGAACCAGCAAAGATAAGGATCTATTTCTTAACtgctttttaatttaaaataaaatcatgtaACTAAAAATTTATCTAAAAGTATGGGATAAATTAAGATCTAGTGCACACAAATATCGCAACAAAATTTTATAGTCTTATAAATAGATCAATATAAGGCCACATAAATCACAAATTCTCTTTCTAAATTATCTTGTTTACCAAGCCTAAGCTCTTTGCAAAAGTAGAAGCTCTTCTTGAAAAGTTATTCTTTTTCGTTAAATAATTAGCTTGGCTATGAAGGAATGATCTCATAGCCCATAGGGGTTTGGATAGTAACAACCTACATacactagtacagaaaacactttttacatctggccaaaaccccCTTTTACATCCGGCCCAAGTCAGAGGTAGACGTAcgagaagtagtaagtttatgctttttacatctgacattcgccagatgtaaaagtatccccttttacctctgttctcaagtttcagctgaccaattttttttttaattaaattggaccttttacatctgaccaagtcaccagatgtgaaatagtaactatatttaatttttttttttttcaaaatcctgcgtttttttttttttttatatttttaaatcctattttgtaattaaaaaaaaccaaaatagcattacaattcaacattcaaccaaaatacaattacattcaaccaagtcattaaaattcaacattcaaccaaaatacaattacgtaccaaagtcattacaattcaaataaaataccaagtcttacaagtcaagcaaaataccaaaacaatccaaaatgttataacattcaagcaaaatacaagtcattacaattcaaaacatcctAGTTAATGTCAATCTATCGTAACTAGCTAGCTCCTAAACCTCATCATCGGAAACAACATAATCTACCTCGGGATtcactagtacagaaaacactttttacatctggccaaaaccccCTTTTACATCCGGCCCAAGTCAGAGGTAGACGTAcgagaagtagtaagtttatgctttttacatctgacattcgccagatgtaaaagtatccccttttacctctgttctcaagtttcagctgaccaattttttttttaattaaattggaccttttacatctgaccaagtcaccagatgtgaaatagtaactatatttaatttttttttttttcaaaatcctgcgtttttttttttttttatatttttaaatcctattttgtaattaaaaaaaaccaaaatagcattacaattcaacattcaaccaaaatacaattacattcaaccaagtcattaaaattcaacattcaaccaaaatacaattacgtaccaaagtcattacaattcaaataaaataccaagtcttacaagtcaagcaaaataccaaaacaatccaaaatgttataacattcaagcaaaatacaagtcattacaattcaaaacatcctAGTTAATGTCAATCTATCGTAACTAGCTAGCTCCTAAACCTCATCATCGGAAACAACATAATCTACCTCGGGATTGTAcaggtcaagaaaacaagtagcCCAGTTGTTTCGCAATTCATACATCTCCTCCTCGGTTAATGACGTGGGATCATCGAACACCTACAATACATATACATGATCAAGAATGAAGCATATGAGAAGTGAGAAGGCTAGGATTAAAATGATGCCATTATAATTCCAAATACAAAACTGCATCCAAAACACAGCTAAGATGTGGAAGGAAGTCCTACACAGCTAGGAAACTGCATCCAATTTCTAATGCAGGAAAGAACAAGAATGCAGGAAACTGCATCCAAAACACAGCTAAGAATATCTAATGCAGAATGCACACATCTAGGAAACTGCATCCAATTTCTAATGCAGGAAAGAACAAGAATGCAGGAAACTGCATCCAAAACACAGCTAAGAATTTCTAATGCAGAATGCACACAGCTAGGAAACTGCATCCAATTTCTAATGCATAAACTAATCTTTTAATTCTTACAATCTCAATTATAAGCACACAAGAAACACTATCTAAAATATCATCAAATTTAACTTGCCCAGTACAAGACTTACATTATCTGCATCAACTTCTGAAATGATTTCCTTGATGTCTCTGCCATCATGCATGTTATACTCATGGAGAGCTTGCTCTAGTTCTTCAATGGTGATGTACCTGATTATGGAAAAGCAATGAGATTAGAAGATTCAACACCAATTAGTATCCAAATGAGGGGTAAATATATGTTCAATCcagttgattttatttaattatttttctttacccGCTGTTATCTTTATCGAAGTATTGGAAGGCAGTGTAAACATGTTCTTCTCTGTTCATTCGGTTCATGGCCATTGTTGCTGTGATGAACTCGTCGTAGTCTATGATTCCATTACCATCAGCATCTGCCTGTAatttgcaaaagaaaaaaaatgactaaGTAATCATGGTAGGCACAGAAGCTGCTTTTTCGCAGAAGTCATTTTGTCATGCAGTGCAATACAAAAATGAAGGAGTGATAACTTACAGCTTCCATTAATTGCTTAACTTCTGCTTCAGACAGTTTAGTTCCTTGTTTTGCAAGTCCTTGCTTGAGCTCTTCAATTGTAATGGTTCCACTGTTGTCAGTGTCCATACCCTTAAACATCTGCTTCAATCCCATGATTTCTTCCTCTGATAGGCAGCCAGCAATAACCTATCCATATGTAAATTTTATGATACTGTCAAGAAACTGCACTACAAGAAACTGTACCTAAGATTTGTTTTAACGAAAATGGCACTACCTTTAGAGCAACTTTCTTGAATTGATTCATTGCTCTAAACTGTTTGAGCCTATTGAGCACAGCATTATCAAGAGGTGTATCTGGTGCTTCTCCATCTTCCTTGATCCAAGGATGATCTGTTTTTTGCATAAGTGTTTAATTAGAATTGATTTACATCAATTCGATAGCGatgaaatcaaattaatttgCAAACCATGTAAACATAATTGAATAAAAGCAGTGCATATACTTACTCAAAACTTCATATGCTGTTAGCCTCTGCTTAGGATCTGAATTCAACATTTTCCTTACAAGATCTTTTGCTTGAGGTGAAATGGAGGGCCATGGATCGCTCGAAAAGTCAACGTGGCCTCTTAGGATGGCATTGAATATCCCATTTTCAGATTCTGTCAAAAACCAAATCTTAGTTTCAGTTTCAAATTATGCAGACATAAAATCAATTCAAAGAGAAAATTAAGTGAGTGGATATAAACCTGCCCAAAATGGTGGAACACCACATAGAAGAATGTATAACATGACACCAACACTCCAAATGTCTACTTCTGGTCCATATTTCCTCTTCAACACCTCAGGTGCAATGTAATATGCACTTCCAACAATATCTTTGAATGTTTCTCCTGTCAAAAATTATGACTCCCATGTTATAATATGCTTGAATTTGTAAATTATaactaaaccttaaaaaaattggtgtCGCAATCATCATAGTTGGGATGTCAGTAATTCATAATAATGTTTATGCAATCAATTGCAGTAGAAACAATTCTAAGAGCTAAAACCAAgtaacaaaccacaaaccaTGAATCAATTCAATCACAAACTAATAGCATAAACTAATTATTAGTAAGTAATCACAATGCAATAAGCTAATTTTCTAGAAAGAGATTAACACCAGTATTAGCGTTAAATAACATCAAATCAGAGAGAGAGCGAGAGATTACGGATAAGCGACAAAAATCACGATAGAAATTTATAAGCACTTAGATTTAGCTTAACACCagtattaaaaaggaaaatcacGACAGAAATcacaaaaaggaaaatatttaaaaaggattaaaatagaaagaagagtacctgaatcgatttggagttagggttcgtgagagagaggacggcgCTGGTGGTGAGTTGAGAGAGAGGACGGCGCTGGTTCTTGCGAAGGTGAGGACGGCGCTGGGTTGATGCGTTTTGGGTGCGAATCGAAGGTGAGGACGGTTTTGCTTCTTCGTTCGTTCGTGAAGGTGAGACGGGTTTTGCTTCGTTCGTGAAGATGAAGAGGGTGGGTGTTGCTGGGTTGCTACGAATTGAAGGTGAGGACGGCGCTGTGGATTTGAAGGTGAGGACGGCGCTGTGGATTTGAAGGTGAGGACGGCGCTGCGATTTGAAGGTGAGGACGCGATTTGAAGGTGAGGGTTTAGTTCTTTTGGGAGAGAGACAGATACACTCTTTACCTTTgttccaaaaatatttttttttttttgtatttaacctGACATTTTACATCTGTGCCTAAATATGGCCAGATACAtacatattttagataattttcaccataattacaagattgccaccgcgtttagttatgCCTCTGGTACAttgaagtcagatgtaaaaagtcttgtctatttattttttacatctgtggatattgaagCCAGATGAAAAGGTTACTCCACAtagccttttacatctgacatatgctcgtcagatgtaaacATGCTGTGTAATATGTTATATTTGTACTAGTGATTGTAcaggtcaagaaaacaagtagcCCAGTTGTTTCGCAATTCATACATCTCCTCCTCGGTTAATGACGTGGGATCATCGAACACCTACAATACATATACATGATCAAGAATGAAGCATATGAGAAGTGAGAAGGCTAGGATTAAAATGATGCCATTATAATTCCAAATACAAAACTGCATCCAAAACACAGCTAAGATGTGGAAGGAAGTCCTACACAGCTAGGAAACTGCATCCAATTTCTAATGCAGGAAAGAACAAGAATGCAGGAAACTGCATCCAAAACACAGCTAAGAATATCTAATGCAGAATGCACACATCTAGGAAACTGCATCCAATTTCTAATGCAGGAAAGAACAAGAATGCAGGAAACTGCATCCAAAACACAGCTAAGAATTTCTAATGCAGAATGCACACAGCTAGGAAACTGCATCCAATTTCTAATGCATAAACTAATCTTTTAATTCTTACAATCTCAATTATAAGCACACAAGAAACACTATCTAAAATATCATCAAATTTAACTTGCCCAGTACAAGACTTACATTATCTGCATCAACTTCTGAAATGATTTCCTTGATGTCTCTGCCATCATGCATGTTATACTCATGGAGAGCTTGCTCTAGTTCTTCAATGGTGATGTACCTGATTATGGAAAAGCAATGAGATTAGAAGATTCAACACCAATTAGTATCCAAATGAGGGGTAAA
This genomic interval from Trifolium pratense cultivar HEN17-A07 linkage group LG6, ARS_RC_1.1, whole genome shotgun sequence contains the following:
- the LOC123892336 gene encoding calcium-dependent protein kinase 17-like codes for the protein MSGETFKDIVGSAYYIAPEVLKRKYGPEVDIWSVGVMLYILLCGVPPFWAESENGIFNAILRGHVDFSSDPWPSISPQAKDLVRKMLNSDPKQRLTAYEVLNHPWIKEDGEAPDTPLDNAVLNRLKQFRAMNQFKKVALKVIAGCLSEEEIMGLKQMFKGMDTDNSGTITIEELKQGLAKQGTKLSEAEVKQLMEAADADGNGIIDYDEFITATMAMNRMNREEHVYTAFQYFDKDNSGYITIEELEQALHEYNMHDGRDIKEIISEVDADNVFDDPTSLTEEEMYELRNNWATCFLDLYNPEVDYVVSDDEV
- the LOC123888062 gene encoding uncharacterized protein LOC123888062, with translation KSEDSESMLSSENIALDEKTLEEELQNAIAEENYAKAAEIRDTLKSLHKDSKTEVLGANNKFYNSFRNGDLAAMQAMWAKRDEVCCVHPGLKGISGYDDVIESWNFVWANYEFPSLMN